The Macaca fascicularis isolate 582-1 chromosome 11, T2T-MFA8v1.1 genome includes a region encoding these proteins:
- the TMEM19 gene encoding transmembrane protein 19 isoform X5 produces the protein MSMTASTYYGNLRPISPWRWLFSVVVPVLIVSNGLKKKSLDHSGALGGLVVGFILTIANFSFFTSLLMFFLSSSKLTKWKGEMKKRLDSEYKEGGQRNWIQVFCNGAVPTELALLYMIENGPGEIPVDFSKQYSASWMCLSLLAALACSAGDTWASEVGTVLSKSPPRLITTWEKVPVGTNGGVTVVGLVSSLLGGTFVGIAYFLTQLIFVNDLDISAPQWPIIAFGGLAGLLGSIVDSYLGAIMQYTGLDESTGMVVNSPTNEAKHIAGKPILDNNAVETDESS, from the exons GTAACTTACGACCTATTTCTCCATGGCGTTggctgttttctgttgttgttcctGTTCTGATCGTCTCTAAtggacttaaaaagaaaagtctagATCACAGTGGGGCTCTAGgag GGCTCGTGGTTGGATTTATCCTAACCAttgcaaatttcagcttttttaCCTCTTTGCTGatgtttttcttgtcttcttcaaAACTCACTAAATGGAAGGGAGAAATGAAGAAGCGTCTAGATTCAGAATATAAGGAAG GTGGGCAAAGGAATTGGATTCAGGTATTCTGTAATGGAGCTGTACCCACAGAACTGGCCCTGCTGTACATGATAGAAAATGGCCCTGGGGAAATCCCAGTCGATTTTTCCAAGCAGTACTCTGCTTCCTGGATGTGTTTGTCTCTCTTGGCTGCACTGGCCTGCTCTGCTGGAGACACATGGGCTTCAGAAGTTGGCACAGTTCTGAGTAAAAGTCCTCCAAGACTGATAACAACCTGGGAGAAAGTTCCAGTTG gtACCAATGGAGGCGTTACAGTGGTGGGCCTTGTCTCTAGTCTCCTTGGTGGTACCTTTGTGGGCATTGCATACTTCCTcacacagctgatttttgtgaATGATTTAGACATTTCTGCCCCCCAGTGGCCAATTATTGCATTTGGTGGTTTAGCTGGATTACTAGGATCAATTGTGGACTCATACTTAGGGGCTATAATGCAGTATACTG GGTTGGATGAAAGCACTGGCATGGTGGTCAACAGCCCAACAAATGAGGCAAAGCACATAGCAGGGAAACCCATTCTTGATAACAATGCG GTTGAAACTGATGAGTCCAGCTAA
- the TMEM19 gene encoding transmembrane protein 19 isoform X3 has product MSMTASTYYGNLRPISPWRWLFSVVVPVLIVSNGLKKKSLDHSGALGGLVVGFILTIANFSFFTSLLMFFLSSSKLTKWKGEMKKRLDSEYKEGGQRNWIQVFCNGAVPTELALLYMIENGPGEIPVDFSKQYSASWMCLSLLAALACSAGDTWASEVGTVLSKSPPRLITTWEKVPVGTNGGVTVVGLVSSLLGGTFVGIAYFLTQLIFVNDLDISAPQWPIIAFGGLAGLLGSIVDSYLGAIMQYTGLDESTGMVVNSPTNEAKHIAGKPILDNNAVNLFSSVLIALLLPTAAWGFWPRG; this is encoded by the exons GTAACTTACGACCTATTTCTCCATGGCGTTggctgttttctgttgttgttcctGTTCTGATCGTCTCTAAtggacttaaaaagaaaagtctagATCACAGTGGGGCTCTAGgag GGCTCGTGGTTGGATTTATCCTAACCAttgcaaatttcagcttttttaCCTCTTTGCTGatgtttttcttgtcttcttcaaAACTCACTAAATGGAAGGGAGAAATGAAGAAGCGTCTAGATTCAGAATATAAGGAAG GTGGGCAAAGGAATTGGATTCAGGTATTCTGTAATGGAGCTGTACCCACAGAACTGGCCCTGCTGTACATGATAGAAAATGGCCCTGGGGAAATCCCAGTCGATTTTTCCAAGCAGTACTCTGCTTCCTGGATGTGTTTGTCTCTCTTGGCTGCACTGGCCTGCTCTGCTGGAGACACATGGGCTTCAGAAGTTGGCACAGTTCTGAGTAAAAGTCCTCCAAGACTGATAACAACCTGGGAGAAAGTTCCAGTTG gtACCAATGGAGGCGTTACAGTGGTGGGCCTTGTCTCTAGTCTCCTTGGTGGTACCTTTGTGGGCATTGCATACTTCCTcacacagctgatttttgtgaATGATTTAGACATTTCTGCCCCCCAGTGGCCAATTATTGCATTTGGTGGTTTAGCTGGATTACTAGGATCAATTGTGGACTCATACTTAGGGGCTATAATGCAGTATACTG GGTTGGATGAAAGCACTGGCATGGTGGTCAACAGCCCAACAAATGAGGCAAAGCACATAGCAGGGAAACCCATTCTTGATAACAATGCGGTgaatctgttttcttctgttcttaTTGCCCTCTTGCTTCCAACTGCTGCTTGGGGTTTTTGGCCCAGGGGATGA